In a single window of the Deinococcus aerolatus genome:
- the lysS gene encoding homocitrate synthase yields MTQQIPQPAQSTTPPIPARSWAIIDSTLREGEQFARGNFKSDDKVEVARALDAFGAEYIELTTPMVSAQTACDIRRLAGLNLNAKLLTHVRCHMEDVQRAVDTGVDGLDLLFGTSSFLREFSHGKNIGQIIESAQTVIGWLKTHHPQLELRFSAEDTFRSEETDLMAVYRAVSDLGVDRVGLADTVGVATPRQVYALVREVRNVIREGCGIEFHGHNDTGCAVSNAYEAVEAGATHIDTTILGIGERNGITPLGGFLARMFTFDPQGLVDKYNLELLPELDNMIARMVGLPIPWNNYLTGEFAYNHKAGMHLKAIYLNPGAYEAIPPGAFGVGRRIQAASKVTGKHAIAYKARELGLHYGEDALRRVTDHIKALAEQGDLDDAHLEALLREWVSA; encoded by the coding sequence ATGACCCAGCAAATCCCCCAGCCCGCCCAGTCCACCACCCCGCCCATTCCCGCCCGTTCCTGGGCAATCATCGACTCCACCCTGCGGGAGGGCGAGCAGTTTGCGCGCGGCAACTTTAAAAGCGATGACAAGGTGGAGGTGGCACGCGCCCTGGATGCCTTCGGGGCCGAGTACATCGAGCTGACCACGCCGATGGTCAGCGCCCAGACGGCGTGCGACATCCGCAGGCTGGCCGGGCTGAACCTGAACGCCAAATTGCTGACGCACGTGCGCTGCCACATGGAAGACGTGCAGCGTGCGGTGGACACCGGGGTGGACGGCCTAGACCTGCTGTTCGGCACCTCCAGCTTCCTGCGCGAGTTCTCCCACGGCAAGAACATCGGCCAGATCATCGAGTCGGCCCAGACGGTGATCGGCTGGCTCAAGACCCACCACCCGCAGCTGGAACTGCGCTTCTCCGCCGAGGACACCTTCCGTAGCGAGGAAACGGACCTGATGGCGGTGTACCGCGCCGTGTCTGATCTGGGCGTCGACCGCGTCGGGCTGGCCGACACGGTGGGTGTGGCGACGCCCCGGCAGGTGTACGCCCTGGTGCGCGAGGTCCGAAACGTGATCCGCGAGGGGTGCGGCATCGAGTTTCATGGTCACAACGACACCGGCTGCGCGGTGAGCAACGCCTACGAGGCCGTCGAGGCGGGCGCCACGCACATCGACACCACGATTCTGGGCATCGGCGAGCGTAACGGCATCACGCCGTTGGGGGGCTTTCTGGCCCGCATGTTCACCTTCGATCCGCAGGGGCTGGTGGATAAGTACAACCTGGAACTGCTGCCCGAACTGGACAACATGATCGCCCGCATGGTGGGCCTGCCAATTCCCTGGAACAACTACCTGACCGGCGAATTCGCCTACAACCACAAGGCCGGGATGCACCTCAAGGCCATCTACCTGAATCCCGGGGCCTACGAGGCCATTCCCCCCGGCGCCTTCGGCGTGGGCCGCCGCATTCAGGCCGCCAGCAAGGTCACGGGCAAGCACGCGATTGCCTACAAGGCCCGTGAACTGGGCCTGCACTACGGCGAGGACGCCCTGCGCCGCGTGACTGATCACATCAAAGCGCTGGCCGAGCAGGGTGATCTGGACGACGCGCACCTGGAAGCCCTGCTGCGCGAGTGGGTCAGTGCCTGA
- a CDS encoding septum site-determining protein MinC — translation MKLRGTLGGLNLLLEPGDTAESVSRGLVMPNLSGSSVTIEVSGDADMGALERALHLIREAGGQPGRIRAPRVTVASPAQAAPEAHPIDSARTVIVPHTIRAGSRNEYRGSVIVLGDVNPSAEVIAGGDVIVIGALRGLAHAGQGGYSDAIVWARPIASPQIRIGDAVARAPEGSSLSNMRVRGGEPVAELAKLQDGVIVIDAQK, via the coding sequence ATGAAGTTACGGGGCACGCTGGGCGGTCTGAATCTGCTGTTGGAACCGGGCGACACTGCCGAAAGTGTGTCGCGGGGACTGGTTATGCCCAACCTGTCGGGCAGCAGCGTGACCATCGAGGTCAGCGGCGACGCCGACATGGGCGCGCTGGAGCGGGCGCTGCACCTGATCCGCGAGGCGGGGGGCCAGCCGGGCCGCATCCGGGCGCCGCGCGTCACGGTGGCCTCCCCTGCCCAGGCCGCGCCCGAGGCCCACCCGATCGACAGCGCCCGCACGGTGATCGTGCCGCATACCATCCGTGCCGGCTCGCGCAACGAGTACCGGGGCAGCGTGATTGTGCTGGGCGACGTGAACCCCAGCGCCGAGGTGATTGCGGGCGGCGACGTGATCGTGATCGGGGCGCTGCGCGGCCTCGCCCACGCCGGGCAGGGCGGCTACAGCGACGCCATCGTGTGGGCGCGGCCCATCGCCAGCCCCCAGATCCGCATCGGCGACGCCGTGGCCCGCGCCCCCGAGGGCAGCAGCCTGAGCAACATGCGGGTGCGCGGCGGCGAGCCGGTGGCCGAACTGGCAAAGTTGCAAGACGGGGTCATCGTGATCGACGCCCAGAAGTAG
- the infB gene encoding translation initiation factor IF-2, translated as MSKVRIYTLAKELNLENARMLEILDGLGVSYKSVSSTIEEDTVELIKQIVAEEGTGSGDEVTQAPAAAPADAPDTAKGDAAPQASQPAAPAAAQPAAQAQAPASATATQGRDDVVSDASKAEIPHRAPVVTIMGHVDHGKTSLLDYIRKTKVAAKEAGGITQHVGAFEAQTSKGRIVFIDTPGHEAFTTIRARGANVADIAIIVIAADDSLMPQTREAIAHAQAAKVPMIIAINKMDLPQANPDKVKTDLTQLNLVPEEYGGDLIVVPVSAKTGEGVEDLLEYISLNAELEDLRADPKGTFAGVVIEGRVDKQSGVLATVMVQEGTLHVGDFLVVGENYGKIKAMTDSAGGRIKEAGPSTPVQILGFSEVPTSGEKVSSAKNEHAARDLIATRASDRRDTENAQVQRKLTLEEMMGPLSTVRTVNLILRADTQGSVEAIQGILARKESEDIKINVMLAGIGAPTEGDVLLAGTAEATILCFSVTAPGSVNKIAENKGVDIKSFRIIYELIDEVDRLMKGNIEPVFEEKYLGRAEVRMVIKHPRFGNIAGSYVTDGSLKRNAKAKVTRGKETVYEGTLVGLKRLKDDVREVQTGYECGINLDWDGAEIGDIIEASEMVEVEQA; from the coding sequence ATGTCTAAAGTTCGAATTTACACGCTGGCCAAAGAGCTGAATCTGGAAAACGCCAGGATGCTGGAAATCCTCGACGGTCTGGGCGTCTCGTACAAGAGCGTCAGCAGTACCATTGAGGAAGACACGGTAGAACTGATCAAGCAGATTGTGGCCGAGGAAGGAACAGGCAGCGGAGACGAGGTCACCCAGGCCCCGGCTGCCGCGCCTGCCGACGCCCCGGACACGGCGAAGGGCGATGCAGCCCCGCAGGCGTCTCAGCCCGCTGCGCCCGCTGCCGCACAACCCGCCGCCCAGGCCCAAGCCCCGGCCTCCGCCACGGCCACCCAGGGCCGTGACGACGTCGTTTCCGACGCGTCCAAGGCAGAGATTCCGCACCGCGCCCCGGTCGTGACCATCATGGGCCACGTCGACCACGGTAAGACCTCGTTGCTGGACTACATCCGCAAGACCAAGGTGGCCGCCAAGGAAGCGGGCGGCATCACGCAGCATGTGGGGGCCTTTGAGGCGCAGACCTCCAAGGGCAGGATCGTGTTTATTGACACGCCCGGTCACGAGGCGTTCACGACCATCCGCGCACGCGGGGCCAACGTCGCCGACATCGCCATCATCGTGATCGCTGCCGACGACTCGCTGATGCCCCAGACCCGCGAGGCCATCGCGCACGCGCAGGCGGCCAAGGTGCCGATGATCATCGCCATCAACAAGATGGACCTGCCGCAGGCCAACCCCGACAAGGTCAAGACTGACCTCACACAGCTCAACCTCGTGCCCGAGGAATACGGCGGCGACCTGATCGTGGTGCCGGTCAGCGCCAAGACCGGCGAGGGCGTCGAGGACCTGCTGGAGTACATCAGCCTGAACGCCGAACTTGAGGACCTGCGCGCCGACCCCAAGGGCACGTTCGCGGGCGTGGTGATCGAGGGCCGTGTGGACAAGCAGTCCGGCGTGCTGGCCACCGTGATGGTGCAGGAAGGCACGCTGCACGTGGGCGATTTCCTGGTGGTGGGCGAGAACTACGGCAAGATCAAGGCCATGACCGACAGCGCGGGCGGGCGCATCAAGGAGGCCGGCCCCAGCACCCCGGTGCAGATCCTGGGCTTCAGCGAGGTGCCCACCAGCGGCGAGAAGGTCAGCAGCGCCAAGAACGAACACGCCGCGCGTGACCTGATTGCCACCCGCGCAAGCGACCGCCGCGACACCGAGAACGCCCAGGTGCAGCGCAAGTTGACCCTGGAGGAGATGATGGGGCCGCTGAGCACCGTGCGGACCGTCAACCTGATTCTGCGTGCCGACACCCAGGGCAGCGTGGAGGCCATTCAGGGCATCCTGGCCCGCAAGGAGTCCGAGGACATCAAGATCAACGTGATGCTGGCCGGCATCGGCGCGCCCACCGAGGGCGACGTGCTGCTGGCCGGCACCGCCGAGGCCACCATCCTGTGCTTCAGCGTCACGGCCCCCGGCAGCGTCAACAAGATCGCCGAGAACAAGGGCGTGGACATCAAGTCCTTCCGCATCATCTACGAACTGATCGACGAGGTCGACCGTCTGATGAAGGGCAACATCGAGCCCGTGTTCGAGGAGAAGTACCTGGGCCGCGCCGAGGTCCGCATGGTGATCAAGCACCCGCGCTTCGGCAACATTGCCGGGTCCTACGTCACCGACGGCAGCCTTAAGCGCAACGCGAAAGCGAAGGTCACGCGCGGCAAGGAGACCGTCTACGAGGGCACGCTGGTGGGCCTCAAGCGCCTCAAGGACGACGTGCGCGAGGTGCAGACCGGCTACGAGTGCGGGATCAACCTGGACTGGGACGGCGCGGAAATCGGCGACATCATCGAGGCCAGCGAGATGGTGGAAGTCGAACAGGCCTAA
- the nusA gene encoding transcription termination factor NusA — protein sequence MTQPEFNFADALREVAQARNINELALIQAFEESLAQAYTRNVEPDKRIEVHLDPVSGELEVLVVREVVEVIEDEHLQISLADALELDPGVELGMEMEFPVDREKFSRIALQAAKQTLTQKMRETERNVVFNEYKDREGQVLTAQVVRSDNKGNWFVELGAGEAILPPREQIPGEKLTPGNRVKIYLKEVRKTPKGPTILASRADERLLDYLLRQEIPEVANGIVEIKAISREAGQRSKVAVFSHNSNVDPIGACIGHRGNRIQAVTGELGRERVDVILWDANLRDFIRNALSPAKVGLIEVLPDRQEATVTVTPDQLSLAIGKGGQNVRLAAKLTGFKIDLRETAAISDLDAAMQQALQDEQEGREADVAQSAFDALFKDSKSVATASPEDIGEQ from the coding sequence ATGACCCAACCCGAATTCAATTTTGCCGACGCGCTGCGTGAAGTGGCGCAGGCCCGCAACATCAACGAACTGGCGCTGATCCAGGCCTTCGAGGAGTCGCTGGCGCAGGCCTACACACGCAACGTGGAGCCGGACAAGCGCATCGAGGTCCACCTGGACCCGGTCAGCGGCGAGCTGGAAGTGCTGGTGGTGCGCGAGGTCGTGGAAGTGATCGAGGACGAGCACCTGCAGATCTCGCTGGCCGACGCGCTGGAGCTGGACCCCGGCGTGGAACTGGGCATGGAGATGGAGTTCCCGGTGGACCGCGAGAAGTTCTCCCGCATTGCCCTGCAGGCCGCCAAGCAGACCCTGACCCAGAAGATGCGCGAGACCGAGCGCAACGTGGTCTTCAACGAGTACAAGGACCGCGAGGGCCAGGTGCTGACCGCGCAGGTGGTCCGCAGCGACAACAAGGGCAACTGGTTCGTGGAGCTGGGCGCGGGCGAGGCGATTTTGCCCCCCCGCGAGCAGATTCCCGGCGAGAAGCTGACCCCCGGCAACCGCGTCAAGATCTACCTCAAGGAGGTCCGCAAGACCCCCAAGGGGCCGACGATTCTGGCGAGCCGCGCCGACGAGCGACTGCTGGACTACCTGCTGCGCCAGGAGATCCCCGAAGTCGCCAACGGCATCGTGGAGATCAAGGCGATCTCGCGCGAGGCTGGCCAGCGCAGCAAGGTGGCGGTCTTTAGCCACAACTCCAACGTGGATCCCATCGGCGCGTGCATCGGCCACCGGGGCAACCGCATCCAGGCCGTGACCGGCGAGCTGGGCCGCGAGCGCGTGGACGTGATCCTGTGGGACGCCAACCTGCGCGACTTCATCCGCAACGCGCTGTCCCCAGCCAAGGTGGGATTGATCGAGGTGCTGCCGGACCGTCAGGAAGCCACCGTCACGGTCACGCCGGACCAGCTGTCCCTGGCCATCGGCAAGGGCGGGCAGAACGTGCGGCTGGCGGCTAAGCTGACCGGCTTCAAGATCGACCTGCGCGAGACTGCCGCCATCAGCGACCTCGACGCCGCCATGCAGCAGGCACTGCAGGATGAGCAGGAAGGCCGCGAGGCTGACGTCGCGCAGTCCGCCTTCGACGCGCTGTTCAAGGACAGCAAGTCGGTGGCGACCGCCAGCCCGGAAGACATCGGGGAGCAGTAA
- the argC gene encoding N-acetyl-gamma-glutamyl-phosphate reductase: MSAQFSEQRPDSERLTVAIVGGSGYAGGEFLRLALGHPHLNVTQVTSERSAGTPVSLVHPNLRGRTSLKFRKLAELEEADVIVLALPHNSAAKRLAEFEGKGRILIDLSADFRLKDPEVYAKVYGEAHPAPEKLAEWVYGNPELHREDLVGATRIACAGCFATSVILALYPLLKLGVLLPRDIIATGLVGSSAAGASATDSSHHPERAGSLRVYKPVGHRHTAEAQQELPGHFPLHLTAISTPRVRGILTTVQAWIPDGYSDRDVWSAYREVYAAEPFIRIVKVARGVHRYPDPMLLDGTNYCDIGFEMDQDTGRVVLMSAIDNLVKGTAGHAIQSLNIAQGWAETTGLEFAGLHPA, from the coding sequence ATGAGCGCGCAATTTTCGGAACAACGGCCAGATTCAGAACGGCTGACCGTCGCCATCGTGGGCGGAAGCGGGTACGCAGGCGGGGAATTTCTCCGGCTGGCGCTGGGGCATCCGCACCTGAACGTCACACAGGTCACCAGCGAACGCAGCGCCGGGACGCCGGTCAGCCTGGTCCACCCCAACCTGCGCGGACGCACCAGTCTTAAATTCCGCAAGCTGGCCGAGTTGGAGGAAGCGGACGTGATCGTGCTGGCCCTGCCGCACAACTCGGCGGCCAAACGGCTGGCCGAGTTCGAGGGCAAGGGGCGCATCCTGATCGACCTGTCCGCCGACTTTCGCCTGAAAGACCCGGAAGTGTACGCGAAGGTCTACGGCGAGGCGCACCCCGCACCCGAGAAACTGGCGGAGTGGGTCTACGGCAACCCCGAACTGCACCGCGAAGACCTTGTCGGCGCCACCCGCATCGCCTGCGCGGGCTGCTTTGCCACCAGCGTGATCCTGGCGCTGTACCCCCTCCTGAAGCTGGGGGTGCTGCTGCCCAGGGACATCATTGCCACTGGACTGGTGGGCAGCAGCGCGGCGGGCGCAAGTGCCACTGACTCGTCGCACCACCCGGAGCGGGCGGGCAGCCTGCGGGTGTACAAGCCGGTGGGCCACCGCCACACCGCCGAGGCGCAGCAGGAACTGCCAGGCCACTTTCCGCTGCACCTGACCGCCATCAGCACGCCCAGGGTCCGCGGCATCCTGACCACCGTTCAGGCCTGGATTCCCGACGGCTACAGTGACCGCGACGTCTGGAGCGCGTACCGCGAGGTCTACGCCGCAGAGCCGTTCATCCGCATCGTCAAGGTGGCCAGGGGCGTTCACCGTTACCCCGATCCCATGCTGCTGGACGGCACCAACTACTGCGACATCGGGTTCGAGATGGACCAGGACACCGGGCGCGTGGTGCTGATGAGCGCTATCGACAATCTGGTCAAGGGCACGGCGGGCCACGCCATTCAGTCATTGAACATCGCGCAGGGCTGGGCCGAGACCACCGGGCTGGAGTTCGCGGGCCTGCACCCGGCATAG
- the secD gene encoding protein translocase subunit SecD — translation MTYGNNRNKNKGGNDRRPPPPQRKPTPSAARSNPWTGVLLLLTLLASLAYIWRPWEHPNNLGSIWNDKFQFITLGLDLKGGLRIELAPESGTATKDELDRVKTVIENRVNALGVAEPTVTVAGGKRVVVEIPGATPAVQQRAREIIQQTAKLEFRIVKNGEQPDPALRAEKPGSGGYTLAQLGPVEATGEVVENATSGTNPQTGQWVVNFQTTDKGAQTFGDFTGKNVNKLMAVVLDDQIQSVATINQRLFRDIQISGSFTPEEANQLALVLKSGALPIKIKTEAERAIGPTLGADAIRSGAIAAVVGIALVFVMLFAYYGLWFGLVGALGLLFSSILILGMLAGFGATLTLPGIAGLVLTIGAAVDGNVISFERIKEELFRGKGIKNAIDAGYKHSTAAILDVNASHLLSAIALYNYSTGPVKGFAVTLMIGVVAATFSNLVFAKWFIKWIAQRHPNVTAPQWIKNTRIDFIKAAPYITSASLLLAVIGGGVLATKGLNYGVDFTSGTTLTLRTDATTNTEQVRVAAAGAGLEKVNAQNAAIQRDINPAQQGAQYSIKVPELTSAEAQTLGAALSKLPGGEVQATETVGPAVGKELTQKTIYAVLLGLGLILVYVGFRFDFIMGLGSIVAVLHDVAIVMGLYSLLGLEFGIASVAALLTLIGYSLNDSIIVSDRIRENIREIRGQSFRQIVNTSINQTLSRTIMTSVSTMLPLISLLIFGGPVLRDFSLALLVGILIGTYSSIYIVAPLVVYVEEWNKKRHSEGKAIKA, via the coding sequence GTGACCTACGGCAACAACCGCAACAAGAACAAGGGGGGCAACGACCGCCGTCCGCCGCCCCCCCAGCGCAAGCCCACCCCCAGCGCTGCCCGGTCCAATCCCTGGACCGGCGTGCTGCTGCTGCTCACCCTGCTTGCCAGCCTGGCCTACATCTGGCGGCCCTGGGAGCACCCCAACAACCTGGGCAGCATCTGGAACGACAAGTTCCAGTTCATCACCTTGGGCCTGGACCTCAAGGGCGGCCTGCGGATCGAGTTGGCCCCCGAATCCGGCACCGCCACCAAGGACGAGCTGGACCGCGTCAAAACCGTGATCGAGAACCGCGTCAACGCCCTGGGCGTGGCCGAACCCACCGTGACGGTGGCCGGCGGCAAGCGCGTCGTGGTGGAGATTCCCGGCGCGACGCCTGCCGTGCAGCAACGCGCCCGCGAGATCATTCAGCAGACGGCCAAGCTGGAATTCAGAATCGTCAAGAACGGCGAGCAGCCTGATCCGGCACTCAGGGCCGAGAAACCCGGCTCCGGCGGCTACACGCTGGCGCAGCTCGGCCCGGTGGAGGCCACCGGGGAAGTGGTGGAAAACGCCACCTCCGGCACGAACCCGCAGACCGGACAGTGGGTGGTGAATTTTCAGACCACCGACAAGGGCGCACAGACCTTTGGCGACTTCACCGGCAAGAACGTGAACAAGCTGATGGCCGTGGTTCTGGACGACCAGATCCAGAGCGTGGCGACCATCAACCAGCGCCTGTTCCGCGACATCCAGATCAGCGGTTCCTTCACGCCCGAAGAGGCCAATCAGCTTGCGCTGGTGCTGAAGTCCGGGGCGCTGCCCATCAAGATCAAGACCGAGGCTGAACGCGCCATCGGGCCGACACTGGGGGCGGACGCCATTCGCAGCGGCGCGATTGCCGCCGTGGTGGGCATTGCGCTGGTGTTCGTGATGCTGTTCGCGTATTACGGCCTGTGGTTCGGGCTGGTGGGCGCGCTGGGTCTGCTGTTTTCCAGCATCCTGATTCTGGGGATGCTGGCAGGCTTCGGGGCCACCCTGACGCTGCCGGGCATCGCGGGTCTGGTGCTGACCATCGGGGCCGCCGTGGACGGCAACGTGATCTCCTTCGAGCGCATCAAGGAGGAGCTGTTCCGGGGCAAGGGCATCAAGAATGCCATCGACGCCGGGTACAAGCACTCCACCGCCGCGATTCTGGACGTCAACGCCTCGCACCTGCTGTCTGCCATCGCGCTGTACAACTACTCCACCGGACCGGTCAAGGGCTTTGCCGTCACCCTGATGATCGGCGTGGTGGCCGCGACGTTCTCCAATCTCGTGTTTGCCAAGTGGTTCATCAAGTGGATCGCCCAGCGCCATCCGAATGTCACTGCGCCGCAGTGGATCAAGAACACCCGCATCGACTTCATCAAGGCCGCGCCGTACATCACCAGCGCCAGCCTGCTGCTGGCCGTGATCGGCGGCGGCGTGCTGGCCACCAAGGGCCTGAACTACGGGGTGGACTTCACTTCCGGCACCACCCTGACCCTGCGGACCGATGCCACCACCAACACCGAGCAGGTGCGTGTGGCGGCGGCCGGCGCAGGCCTGGAGAAGGTCAACGCGCAGAACGCCGCCATCCAGCGTGACATTAACCCCGCGCAGCAGGGGGCGCAGTACAGCATCAAGGTGCCGGAACTGACCTCCGCCGAGGCGCAGACGCTGGGCGCGGCCCTGAGCAAACTGCCCGGCGGCGAGGTGCAGGCCACCGAGACCGTCGGTCCCGCCGTCGGCAAGGAGCTGACCCAGAAGACCATCTACGCGGTGCTGCTGGGCCTGGGCCTGATTCTGGTGTACGTGGGCTTCCGCTTCGACTTCATCATGGGCCTGGGCAGCATTGTGGCCGTGCTGCATGACGTGGCCATCGTGATGGGCCTGTACTCGCTGCTGGGGCTGGAGTTCGGCATCGCCAGCGTGGCCGCGCTGCTGACGCTGATCGGCTACTCGCTCAACGACTCGATCATCGTCTCGGACCGCATCCGCGAGAACATCCGCGAGATACGCGGCCAGAGCTTCCGCCAGATCGTGAACACCAGCATCAACCAGACGCTCTCGCGCACCATCATGACCTCGGTCAGCACCATGCTGCCCCTGATCAGCCTGCTGATCTTCGGCGGCCCGGTGCTGCGCGACTTCAGCCTGGCGCTTCTGGTGGGCATCCTCATCGGCACCTACAGCAGCATCTACATCGTGGCGCCGCTGGTGGTGTACGTCGAGGAATGGAACAAGAAGCGTCACAGCGAGGGCAAGGCCATCAAGGCCTGA
- a CDS encoding PhzF family phenazine biosynthesis protein → MTHLNVPVHYRVLSERGAGGKAVAVFPETQGNLQARAAAAGTPLSVFVQAASGAGVALRVFTPDREKGSSDSAAVAALTHLQGDLLDVAEVHMGGESLPAQLCGGEWLLRQGVPDVAEQRADLSPIGLGAGQVWVAGLGRPTLVAEVADLAALDAFMPDAQAISNVNRATGTTGLILFSRGGAGRADLSLRAFGPLRGFLEDAASSNMLACTVGVLGASGRLPRDTNLLRAAQRMPGQPARLSVQFAEVAGGTEGNGGTEVWVGGAAMPLA, encoded by the coding sequence GTGACCCACCTCAACGTCCCAGTGCATTACCGCGTGCTTTCCGAGCGGGGCGCGGGCGGCAAGGCTGTCGCCGTATTTCCAGAGACGCAGGGCAATCTGCAAGCCAGGGCGGCGGCAGCCGGCACCCCCCTGAGTGTGTTCGTGCAGGCAGCCAGTGGGGCGGGCGTGGCGCTACGGGTCTTCACGCCGGACCGCGAGAAGGGCAGTTCCGACAGCGCGGCGGTGGCGGCCCTCACGCACCTGCAAGGCGACCTGCTGGACGTGGCCGAGGTCCACATGGGCGGCGAGAGCCTGCCGGCCCAGCTGTGCGGGGGCGAGTGGCTGCTGCGCCAGGGCGTGCCGGACGTCGCAGAACAGAGGGCAGACCTCTCACCCATCGGCCTGGGTGCCGGGCAGGTCTGGGTGGCGGGTCTGGGCCGGCCCACCCTGGTGGCCGAGGTGGCCGATCTGGCGGCGCTGGACGCCTTCATGCCGGATGCACAGGCGATTTCAAACGTAAACCGGGCGACAGGAACGACCGGTCTGATTCTGTTCTCAAGGGGCGGGGCGGGCCGGGCCGATCTGAGCCTCCGGGCCTTCGGGCCGCTCAGGGGCTTTCTGGAGGACGCCGCCAGCAGCAACATGCTGGCCTGCACGGTGGGCGTCCTGGGAGCGTCGGGCCGCCTGCCACGCGACACCAACCTGCTGCGGGCCGCCCAGCGAATGCCGGGACAACCGGCGCGGTTGAGCGTGCAATTTGCGGAGGTGGCCGGAGGAACCGAGGGGAATGGGGGCACCGAGGTCTGGGTGGGCGGGGCCGCCATGCCCTTAGCCTGA
- the rimP gene encoding ribosome maturation factor RimP produces the protein MNNNATDNSDGQTANNSAVKPDSQIARLQAIAQQGVQPLGFEVLEVQLQNAGGEPIVLVRIDRLDEQPVTMADLTGASRAAEAEFDRVDPIAGEYRLEFESPGAKRPLLRARHFERMVGLKARVRGDGQAFTAPIRAVDGENVTFDVDGDDVTLRAGTFTANLAEFPDRHR, from the coding sequence ATGAATAACAACGCAACCGACAACTCAGACGGCCAGACGGCCAACAATTCAGCGGTTAAGCCGGACAGTCAGATCGCCCGGCTGCAGGCCATCGCGCAGCAAGGGGTTCAGCCGCTGGGCTTCGAGGTGCTGGAAGTTCAGCTTCAGAATGCCGGCGGCGAGCCCATCGTGCTGGTGCGGATCGACCGCCTGGACGAACAGCCCGTCACCATGGCAGACCTGACCGGGGCCAGCCGCGCTGCCGAGGCCGAGTTCGACCGGGTCGACCCGATTGCAGGCGAGTACCGCCTGGAATTCGAGTCGCCGGGGGCCAAGCGCCCGCTGCTGCGCGCCCGGCACTTCGAGCGCATGGTGGGCCTCAAGGCGCGGGTGCGCGGCGACGGTCAGGCGTTCACCGCGCCGATCAGGGCTGTGGACGGCGAGAACGTGACCTTCGACGTGGACGGCGACGACGTGACGCTGCGCGCCGGCACCTTCACCGCCAACCTGGCCGAGTTCCCGGACCGCCACCGCTGA
- a CDS encoding YlxR family protein, with amino-acid sequence MHAALPTPHPAHVPERSCVACRRKRPQAEFLRVTRVGGRWDLRAGHRVGRGAYVCADTPECWQEKRLRRAFRAQAAEIAAQLQTQHAAPQQQSSAPSARVSPEVSHV; translated from the coding sequence TTGCACGCCGCCCTGCCCACCCCGCACCCCGCGCATGTGCCCGAGCGCAGCTGCGTGGCCTGCCGCCGCAAGCGCCCCCAGGCTGAATTCCTGCGGGTCACGCGGGTGGGCGGCAGGTGGGACCTGCGGGCCGGACACAGGGTAGGACGGGGCGCGTATGTCTGCGCCGACACGCCCGAATGCTGGCAGGAAAAGCGGCTGCGGCGGGCCTTTCGTGCCCAGGCCGCCGAAATCGCAGCGCAACTTCAAACGCAACACGCAGCACCACAACAGCAATCTTCCGCGCCGTCTGCGCGGGTCTCACCGGAGGTGAGTCATGTCTAA